The region GAACAAGTGATGGAGCGTTTTTCCATTTTAAAGGAGCGTCAGGATCAACTTGCGGGAACAATGTCAGGCGGACAGCAACAAATGCTGGCAATTGCCCGAGCGCTGCTAGCCCGTCCCAAGTTATTATTACTCGATGAACCCTCCATGGGACTTGCACCAATTATCGTAGCGGATATCTTTACAATGATCAAAGAAATTAATGATGCAGGTACTACCATTTTACTTGTCGAGCAAAATGCTAAACAAGCATTAAAAATTGCTGATTATGGTTATGTCTTGGAGACCGGGAATTTGACATTGGAAGGCAGCGCTAAGGATTTGCTGGCGGATACAAGCATCGCTGAAGCTTATTTGGGCGGGAAAAAGGAAACATCAAATTCCACTAGATAAAAATTATGTTGAAGAGGGCTGAAAACTATGAAAGTATCTTTATTCCTTACCTGTATAGGTGAGGTGTTTTATCCAAACGTTGGCAAAGACGTTGTCAAGGTGCTCGAACGATTGGGCTGTGAGGTTGATTTTCCAGAAGGACAGACCTGTTGCGGACAGCCGGCATACAATAGTGGCTATCGAAAGGACGCAATCAAAGGGGCAAAACAAATGATTAACGCTTTTGCCGGAGCAGCGTACGTTGTTGCCCCATCCGGGTCTTGTGTTGCAATGGTTCACGAATATCCGGCATTATTACAGGATGATGCTTATTGGCTGGACAAGGCAAGAGAATTATCTAATAAAACGTACGAGTTCACACAATTTTTAGTTGACGTTTTACAGGTTACAGATGTTGGCGCTGTTTATCCGGCTAAAGCAACCTATCATTCATCCTGTCATATGAATCGGTTATTGGGGGTTAAGGAAGCCCCAAAACAATTGTTGCAACACGTGGAGGGATTGGAATTGGAACCGTTGAGCAATGGTTACGATTGCTGTGGATTTGGCGGAACGTTTGCCGTTAAGATGTCTGCTATTTCCGAGCAGATGGTAGACGAGAAAGTCCGACATATTGAAGAAACAAATGCCGATACATTAATTGGTGCAGACTGTAGCTGTCTTATGAATATCAAAGGACGATTGGAGCGATTGGATAAACCGATTGAGGTAAAACATATTGCCGAGGTTCTTAACCATCATAAATAATTATCGGACTGGAGGGAAGTAGCATGTCGATCAAGATTGATGATAAAAATTTCTATGACCATGTTGATCAGGAGCTAAAAGATACCTTTATGCGTAATGCTATTAGCAACGCCCAGGACAACCTACGTGGAAAGAAGATTGCGGCAACAACTGAGGATGAACCGTTTGGCAATTGGGAAGAATGGCGGAATGCCGGAGAAGAGATTCGCCGGCACACACTGGAAAACCTTGATTACTATTTACAACAATTAAGTGAAAATATAGCTGAACGGGGTGGCCATGTATTTTTTGCGGCCACAGCTGAGGAAGCCAATCAGTACATAAAGGAAGTTGTCGAACAAAAGAATGCAAGAAATGTTGTGAAAACAAAATCAATGGTTACCGAGGAAATCAGCCTGAATGAAATGTTGGAAGATATGGGCTGTGATATATTGGAAACCGACCTTGGTGAATATATTTTGCAAATCGACGATGATAGACCATCGCATTTCGTGGCACCATCGCTGCATAAAAACAAAGAACAGATACGCGATACATACCGGGAAAAAATAGCCTACGATGGTACCGAGAAACCTGAGGAATTGACGGTCTATACGAGAAAAGTATTACGGGAAAAGTTTTTACAGGCAGATGTAGGAATTACCGGATGCAATTTTGCCGTTGCTGATTCAGGTACAGTGACCCTTGTTACCAATGAAGGCAATGCAAACATGGTGACAACACTGCCAGATACACAGATTAGTGTGATGGGGATGGAGCGGGTGGTTCCATCATGGGAAGATTTGGATGTGCTTGTTAGTTTGTTGTGCCGCAGTGCGGTTGGCCAACATCTATCCACGTATGTAACCGCAGTCTCTCCGGATGTAGAATCAGATACGGTTGACGCGCCAAGCGATTTTCATCTGGTTATTTTGGACGGAGGGCGTTCCCGTGCTTTGGGGACTGAATTTCAGGAGGCATTGCATTGTATTCGCTGTGCAGCATGTGTCAAT is a window of Lentibacillus daqui DNA encoding:
- a CDS encoding ABC transporter ATP-binding protein yields the protein MLKVSGVETFYGNIQALKGIDLQVKEGTIVTILGANGAGKTTMMKTIAGLIRPKKGTVEFLGEHVTGFRPDQLIRKGVALVPEGRAMLSEMTVRENLEMGAYHRNDSEVEHDIEQVMERFSILKERQDQLAGTMSGGQQQMLAIARALLARPKLLLLDEPSMGLAPIIVADIFTMIKEINDAGTTILLVEQNAKQALKIADYGYVLETGNLTLEGSAKDLLADTSIAEAYLGGKKETSNSTR
- a CDS encoding (Fe-S)-binding protein → MKVSLFLTCIGEVFYPNVGKDVVKVLERLGCEVDFPEGQTCCGQPAYNSGYRKDAIKGAKQMINAFAGAAYVVAPSGSCVAMVHEYPALLQDDAYWLDKARELSNKTYEFTQFLVDVLQVTDVGAVYPAKATYHSSCHMNRLLGVKEAPKQLLQHVEGLELEPLSNGYDCCGFGGTFAVKMSAISEQMVDEKVRHIEETNADTLIGADCSCLMNIKGRLERLDKPIEVKHIAEVLNHHK
- a CDS encoding LutB/LldF family L-lactate oxidation iron-sulfur protein, which produces MSIKIDDKNFYDHVDQELKDTFMRNAISNAQDNLRGKKIAATTEDEPFGNWEEWRNAGEEIRRHTLENLDYYLQQLSENIAERGGHVFFAATAEEANQYIKEVVEQKNARNVVKTKSMVTEEISLNEMLEDMGCDILETDLGEYILQIDDDRPSHFVAPSLHKNKEQIRDTYREKIAYDGTEKPEELTVYTRKVLREKFLQADVGITGCNFAVADSGTVTLVTNEGNANMVTTLPDTQISVMGMERVVPSWEDLDVLVSLLCRSAVGQHLSTYVTAVSPDVESDTVDAPSDFHLVILDGGRSRALGTEFQEALHCIRCAACVNVCPVYRHIGGHAYGSIYQGPIGAVLSPILAGYEEYQELPFASSLCGACTEACPVKIPLHELLIRHRERIVAGEGKTKASEKLMMKGFGNMTSSASVFQTAVKAAPTLTRPFAKDGSISKGPGPLKAWTNKRDFPAPSKDNFRQWFADHKRGGDINE